A window of the Archocentrus centrarchus isolate MPI-CPG fArcCen1 chromosome 17, fArcCen1, whole genome shotgun sequence genome harbors these coding sequences:
- the LOC115796261 gene encoding LOW QUALITY PROTEIN: uncharacterized protein LOC115796261 (The sequence of the model RefSeq protein was modified relative to this genomic sequence to represent the inferred CDS: deleted 1 base in 1 codon) gives MEGDDLQEILAVLCNAVYLHIAERKWWPRTTQMISWCLLTLSNTGKLLEMGTGEGKSCVIAMFAALCVFRGEKVDVVSSSSVLCQRDAEEWAEFYKHFGITVDTNTNKTDDKYRKECYQKDVVYGTIEAFAADHLRQIFEMKDVRPDRSFQCIIIDEVDSLLLDQGVQLTYLSSPMVSMQHLNTILTMIWGHVRQYGFLSTGRQTFLQGPPASFFKAIYDSLNTEESEINDPMDILRIAEESNIVPKGFTEDFYKSEKDELLRKLKTVSQDAMVDFFHEIEHYVPYGFTVYTLDDKGLLHLQKCSPYDDQDIPELSFLVLEEGLCCPLYASEEILIKSIAELISGRIQYTPCENNKDKISIPGFLKNLVEKKVSVWVQNAFLAMQLKQGREYVVENDNVCPVDFRSTGIVELNKKWGDGLQQFVEIKHQVKLSTISTVTNYISNISFFEKYQGKIYGTTGTLGSKADIQFLQDLYPNLSSCKMPTFNRKKLFEVKGTLKRTAEEWKSEIKQVVMAQISSNSYRDGRAALVICETINQANEIYEELKSSIPGEIILYCRSDSNSLSKIDKELFPGDVIVATNLAGRGTDIKVSTEVNNNGGLFVILSFLSENTRVELQAFGRTARKGKPGSAQVIISTEHLQQAFSTVSSLEEAKNTRDRLAAEKTNHMMNDVAEMKLREDLFTEYCETLQDIYNTTDGDEEKAVVAIMNEFWGIWLQTKSEEIDQLKRNELQESLKADLSKAKGQSQSRLHHVPAFITTSSLEILRWMKKSGMLQPDCLKKP, from the exons ATGGAGGGTGATGACCTTCAGGAGATCCTGGCAGTCTTATGCAATGCTGTATATCTTCACATAGCTGAAAGGAAGTGGTGGCCCAGAACCACTCAGATGATAAGCTGGTGCCTGTTGACCTTGTCTAATACTGGGAAGCTCCTGGAGATGGGAACTGGAGAAGGGAAGTCTTGTGTCATAGCGATGTttgcagcgctgtgtgtgtttagggGTGAAAAGGTAGACGTGGTGTCCAGTTCTTCTGTGTTATGTCAAAGAGATGCTGAAGAATGGGCTGAATTCTACAAACACTTTGGGATTACagttgacacaaacacaaacaagactGATGATAAATATCGGAAAGAATGCTACCAGAAGGACGTGGTCTATGGAACCATCGAAGCATTCGCTGCTGATCACCTTCGCCAGATATTTGAGATGAAGGATGTGAGGCCTGATCGTAGCTTTCAGTGCATCATAATTGATGAAGTGGACTCACTGCTGCTAGATCAGGGAGTGCAGCTGACATACCTGTCCAGCCCCATGGTCTCCATGCAGCACCTGAACACTATTCTCACCATGATCTGGGGCCACGTCAGGCAATATGGCTTCCTATCTACAGGACGCCAGACTTTTCTACAGggtcctcctgcttcattcttcAAGGCCATCTATGACTCATTGAATACAGAAGAAAGTGAAATTAATGATCCAATGGATATTTTAAGGATTGCTGAAGAATCAAACATTGTGCCAAAAGGATTCACAGAAGATTTCTACAAAAGTGAAAAGGATGAACTTCTCAGGAAACTGAAAACAGTGAGTCAGGATGCTATGGTTGACTTTTTCCATGAAATTGAGCACTATGTTCCCTACGGTTTTACTGTTTACACTCTAGATGACAAAGGATTGCTCCATCTTCAAAAGTGCAGTCCATATGATGACCAGGACATTCCAGAGCTTTCATTTCTTGTCTTGGAGGAAGGTTTGTGTTGTCCTCTTTATGCGTCTGAAGAAATTCTCATCAAGTCCATTGCAGAATTGATCTCAGGGAGGATTCAGTACACTCCATGTGAGAACAATAAAGACAAAATCAGCATTCCTGGATTCTTGAAGAATCTGGTGGAGAAGAAAGTCTCAGTGTGGGTCCAGAATGCCTTTCTGGCAATGCAACTGAAGCAAGGACGGGAATATGTTGTAGAAAATGACAACGTCTGTCCAGTGGACTTCAGATCGACTGGTATTGTTGAACTGAATAAGAAATGGGGCGATGGTCTGCAGCAGTTTGTCGAGATTAAACACCAAGTCAAACTGAGCACAATTTCAACAGTGACAAACTACATTTCCAACATCTCATTTTTTGAAAAGTACCAGGGGAAAATATATGGAACAACAGGGACACTGGGGAGCAAAGCAGACATTCAGTTTCTGCAGGACCTATATCCAAATCTCTCTTCCTGCAAAATGCCaactttcaacaggaagaagtTATTTGAGGTCAAAGGTACCCTGAAAAGAACAGCTGAAGAatggaaatctgaaataaaacaagtggTCATGGCTCAGATTTCCTCAAATTCATACAGAGATGGAAGAGCAGCCCTGGTGATCTGTGAAACTATCAACCAAGCAAATGAAATCTATGAAGAGCTCAAGAGCAGTATCCCAGGTGAAATCATTCTCTACTGCCGTAGTGACAGTAACAGTTTGAGCAAAATAGACAAGGAACTGTTTCCTGGTGATGTCATTGTTGCCACAAATCTTGCCGGGCGCGGCACAGACATAAAGGTGTCCACAGAGGTGAACAATAATGGAGGATTGTTTGTgatcctctccttcctctctgagAACACAAGGGTGGAACTCCAGGCTTTCGGTCGAACCGCACGCAAAGGTAAGCCTGGATCTGCTCAGGTAATCATCTCCACTGAACACCTGCAGCAGGCTTTCAGCACAGTGTCCTCTCTGGAGGAAGCTAAGAACACAAGGGACCGACTtgcagcagaaaaaacaaatcacatgaTGAATGATGTTGCTGAGATGAAACTGCGAGAAGATCTGTTTACAGAATACTGTGAAACTCTTCAAGATATTTATAACACAACAGATGGAGATGAGGAAAAGGCTGTTGTTGCCATCATGAATGAGTTCTGGGGGATATGGCTGCAAACTAAATCAGAAGAAATTGACCAGTTGAAGAGAAATGAATTACAAGAGAGTTTAAAAGCTGATTTATCAAAAGCAAAAGGTCAGTCTCAAAGT AGACTTCACCATGTTCCAGCATTTATCACTACATCAAGTTTGGAAATATTGCGCTGGATGAAAAAAAGTGGGATGTTGCAGCCAGACTGTTTGAAAAAGCCATGA